CAGCCCGTTATCCAGGGTGACATTGCCTCCGCCAAGGCCTTCGTTGATCATCCGGTCAATATCGAACATCGTAGATTCCCGAGAGATCTCGCTCTCCTCCGAAGTTAGGCTGTTCCAATCCACCATCTCCCCGTTCACCGGTTCTGCAGCGGAATGATCCGAGGCTCTGTCCTTCTGTATCTCTTCAGACGTTTCGGTTTCTCTAGGCTCCATCATAACGAAAATTACCTCCTTATACAGGCAGAGTTCATCGTCAATATGCCACAAACGGGTTCTAATTATGCAATCCTGAGCTATAACTCATACTAGAGTCTTTTTTTGGGCACACTAATAGAGGTAGTACAAAAATTTATAGCAGTCGTTTATTGCGTTTACTACACGGTCATACCCAAACATATTAAAATTTGATAGGAGGTTTCATAGAATGCATACGGTATGGAAGGGCGCGATCAGCTTTGGTCTGGTGCACGTGCCCGTCAAAATGTTCTCGGCTACGGAAGATAAGGATATTTCGATGCGCTACATTCACAAGGAGTGCGGCAGCCCGCTCTCTTACATCCGCAAATGTCCGGTATGTGAAGAGGAAGTGGCCTGGGAGGAAATTACGAAGGGGTACGAATATGAGAAGGGGAAATTTGTACTGTTCGAGAAAGAAGAGTTGGAGCAGCTCGCGGAACAGAACAGCAAAAACATTACCATTCTGGACTTTGTGGATCTGACCGAAATTGACCCGATTTATTTTCAAAAGACGTACTATCTCTCGCCGGATCAAGCAGGTGCAAACGCATACCGGCTCCTGCTGGAAGCGATGAAGCAGTCAGGCAAAATCGGCATCGCCAAAATCGCAATTCGCTCGAAGAGCAGTCTGGCCGCGATCCGGGTGCTCGATGAATGCTTGTCGATCGAGACGATTTTCTACCCGGATGAGATCCGGCCGATCTCCCAGGTCCCGAATTTGCCTGAAAGAACCGAGGTCAACTCCAAGGAACTTGATATGGCCAAACTGCTGATTGACCAGCTGTCAACTCCCTTTGACCCAGAGAAATATACGGATGATTATCGCGAACGTCTGCTGGATCTGATCAACAGCAAAGTGTCCGGTGAAGAGATCAAGATTGCCCCTGCTCGTCAGGAGACCAACGTTGTCGATCTGATGGCTGCCCTCCAGGCAAGCATCGAAGCCGTAAAGCCAATCGGAACGGATCCAGGCACCAAACCGAAGCCGCGTAAACCAACCCGGAAGACAGCTGCCAAAGAACCGGCTGCCAAGGTCAGCGGCGGGGAAGGCGAGCTTGACGCACCGAAGCCGAAGCGCCGAACAACCAAATCCAAGAAATCCGACTCCACATCCTGATCCGTATGGGACAAATGCAGAATCTGCTGCCCAAAGAGCCGATGGCACCGATCTCGACGGATCAAATCACGACAGGCGAGGATTGGGGTTATCAGCTGAAATGGGACGGCGTGCGCATTCTGGCCGGACTTGACCAGAACCGCGTATCGTTATATTCCCGCAAGCTGCTCGATAAAACGTCTCTGTATCCCGAAGTCGTTCAGGCATTATCCGGCCTGCAGGATCGGCGTCTTCTTTTGGATGGCGAGGTTGTCTATTTTCATCCGGAGCTGGGTCGTCCCGTGTTTCAGAAGGTTCTTCAGCGGGAGCGTTCGCGTGCGATCAGCACGAATGCTCCTCTGTTTACTTATGTTCTCTTCGACATTCTGGTGGACGGCGACCAAGACTTGCGTAAGCTGCCCTATCTTGAACGTCACCACCGCCTGAAGGAAATCGTTTCCGACACACCGGGCCTGCTGACCGCGGATCTGTTTCTTGAAGGCGAGCATTTATGGAGTTGGGCCGAAGAACGGGGATGGGAGGGCATTGTGATGAAGCGCCTCTCCTCTCCTTATCGTGAAGGCAAGAAACATCGGGATTGGTACAAGAAAAAGATCGCCGTGAACATGACAGCCTCCGCCGTCGCCATGATTATCAGGGAAGGCCGTGTCGCCAGCCTCGTCATTGCCGATGACGACGGTAACTACATTGGCCGGGCTTCCCTGGGGCTTAATGAGCAGACGAAGAAGCGGCTGCTGCAATATGCCGAAAGCCATCGTGCTGATGCGATATGGAGTACGCTCCATACCGACCTGAAGAAAGAACAGCTGGCCTGGCTTAGCCAGCCGCTTTCCGTTCAGGTCACATTTCTTGAATGGAGTCAGGATGGCATGATGCGCCATCCCAAACTCGTATCGATTGAGGGGGTGTAAACCATATGGCTCGTACCGTCAAAGGGACCCTAATGATCGAGGGACAGGAGATTCAAATTACGAATCCCGACAAACCGCTATGGCCGGAAGTCGGCATTACTAAAGCGATGTATCTGCAAAAGCTTGCGGCCATCTCCCCGTTCCTGCTCCGGTACTGCCGGGGCAGACTGCTCACGACCATCCGGTATCCGCACGGGGCCGAGGGCGAATCCTTCTATCAGAAAAATGCGCCGGAGCCGCTGCCGCCTTTTGTGCAGACCTATGTGCACGAAAATATTAACTACGTGCTGCTCAACGGACTGCCGGAGCTGCTCTGGCTGGGGAACCTGGCAGCGCTTGAGTTTCACCCTTCACTACACCTTGCAGGCAGCAATCTGCCCTGCGAATGGATGATTGATCTGGATCCAACGCTGCCGGAGGAGCCGCGGATCATGGAGGCGACTGCGATTGTAGGGGACGTCCTGAGCTCCTTGGGCCTGTCCTCCGTCCCAAAAACCTCAGGAGCAACCGGGGTGCAGATCATCGTGCCGATTCCGGAAGGCATTACGTTCGATGAACTTCGCACGGTCGGCCAATTCGTGGGGCAGTATGTAACCGAGAAGTTCCCCAAGCTGTTCACCATCGAACGACTTAAGAAGAATCGCGGCGATAAAATCTATTTCGATTATCTTCAACACTACAGCGGAAGGACGCTCGCCGCTCCGTATACCCCACGGGCCCGACGGCTGGGGACCGTCTCCACGCCGCTCACTTGGGATGAGGTCCGTCAGGATGTTTCTCCCACGGATTTTCATCTGCTGAACATTGAAGAACGGCTAAGAGAGAAGGGCGACCTGCTTCAGACCTTGTCTCCGCAACCGATCGAGAACGTCATCCGACATCTGAAGCCCCAAGGTAAGGGAGCCTCAAAAAGGAAA
Above is a window of Paenibacillus sp. FSL K6-1330 DNA encoding:
- a CDS encoding Ku protein, with protein sequence MHTVWKGAISFGLVHVPVKMFSATEDKDISMRYIHKECGSPLSYIRKCPVCEEEVAWEEITKGYEYEKGKFVLFEKEELEQLAEQNSKNITILDFVDLTEIDPIYFQKTYYLSPDQAGANAYRLLLEAMKQSGKIGIAKIAIRSKSSLAAIRVLDECLSIETIFYPDEIRPISQVPNLPERTEVNSKELDMAKLLIDQLSTPFDPEKYTDDYRERLLDLINSKVSGEEIKIAPARQETNVVDLMAALQASIEAVKPIGTDPGTKPKPRKPTRKTAAKEPAAKVSGGEGELDAPKPKRRTTKSKKSDSTS
- a CDS encoding DNA ligase; translated protein: MQNLLPKEPMAPISTDQITTGEDWGYQLKWDGVRILAGLDQNRVSLYSRKLLDKTSLYPEVVQALSGLQDRRLLLDGEVVYFHPELGRPVFQKVLQRERSRAISTNAPLFTYVLFDILVDGDQDLRKLPYLERHHRLKEIVSDTPGLLTADLFLEGEHLWSWAEERGWEGIVMKRLSSPYREGKKHRDWYKKKIAVNMTASAVAMIIREGRVASLVIADDDGNYIGRASLGLNEQTKKRLLQYAESHRADAIWSTLHTDLKKEQLAWLSQPLSVQVTFLEWSQDGMMRHPKLVSIEGV
- the ligD gene encoding non-homologous end-joining DNA ligase, coding for MARTVKGTLMIEGQEIQITNPDKPLWPEVGITKAMYLQKLAAISPFLLRYCRGRLLTTIRYPHGAEGESFYQKNAPEPLPPFVQTYVHENINYVLLNGLPELLWLGNLAALEFHPSLHLAGSNLPCEWMIDLDPTLPEEPRIMEATAIVGDVLSSLGLSSVPKTSGATGVQIIVPIPEGITFDELRTVGQFVGQYVTEKFPKLFTIERLKKNRGDKIYFDYLQHYSGRTLAAPYTPRARRLGTVSTPLTWDEVRQDVSPTDFHLLNIEERLREKGDLLQTLSPQPIENVIRHLKPQGKGASKRKG